In Kryptolebias marmoratus isolate JLee-2015 linkage group LG4, ASM164957v2, whole genome shotgun sequence, the following proteins share a genomic window:
- the LOC108248371 gene encoding zinc finger protein 287 has product MTKLELLNVFLNDRLTAAAEEIFRAVKDTVAEYQSEVLRSREENERLRRLLSAAVQHLLPSEPYSVWAQEDIRLCEPDWRSRAEPLPYLKGGKLRGSQTEAEDSAEGNCSHVQQHGSRLLSDTSAPVEIKIENEKRQPSNSLSVPSDCRVAPSHSSSSTKSQEPLKVSPHVRGVLCSNSKQSTLPVRSGRSLKLPLSPFSQPKQSIQRWHSCRECGKSFSFACQLEVHMRWHTKEKPYSCTVCRKSFTTVSMLKRHHRIHTGEKPFPCHVCGKRFNQSAHLNTHFRLHAKEMAGRS; this is encoded by the exons atgaCCAAACTGGAGCTGCTGAACGTGTTCCTGAACGACAGGCTGACGGCGGCGGCTGAGGAGATTTTCCGCGCCGTGAAGGACACCGTGGCGGAGTACCAGAGCGAAGTGCTGCGGTCCAGGGAGGAGAACGAGCGGCTGCGGCGGCTCCTGAGCGCCGCGGTGCAACACCTCCTGCCGTCAG AGCCGTACTCCGTCTGGGCCCAGGAAGATATTCGTCTCTGTGAGCCGGACTGGAGAAGCAGAGCAGAGCCGCTGCCATATCTGAAAGGAGGAAAACTCAGAGGAAGTCAGACTGAAGCAGAGGACTCTGCAGAGGGAAACTGCAGCCATGTTCAGCAGCACGGGTCACGCCTCCTGTCAGACACCAGTGCCCCTGTAgagataaaaatagaaaatgagaaaaggcAGCCAAGCAACAGCTTATCAGTTCCTTCAGACTGCAGAGTAGCTCCGAGCCATTCTTCCTCCTCTACAAAGAGTCAGGAGCCATTAAAAGTCAGCCCTCATGTGAGGGGGGTCCTTTGCTCCAACAGCAAGCAGAGCACGCTGCCGGTCAGGAGTGGCAGATCCCTGAAGCTGCCTCTGTCTCCCTTCTCTCAGCCCAAGCAGAGCATCCAGAGGTGGCACAGCTGCAGGGAGTGTGGTAAGAGCTTCAGCTTCGCCTGCCAGCTGGAGGTGCACATGCGCTGGCACACGAAGGAGAAGCCGTACAGCTGCACGGTGTGCAGGAAGAGCTTCACCACAGTCAGCATGCTGAAGAGGCACCACCGCATCCACACCGGAGAGAAGCCCTTCCCCTGCCACGTCTGCGGGAAACGCTTCAACCAGTCGGCGCACCTCAACACCCACTTTAGGCTCCACGCCAAGGAGATGGCCGGCAGGAGCTGA